A window from Pedobacter africanus encodes these proteins:
- the guaA gene encoding glutamine-hydrolyzing GMP synthase encodes MLEKIIILDFGSQYTQLIARRVRELNVYCEIHPFNNIPELGSEVKGIILSGSPYSVRQEDAPQIDLKKFGNLPVLGVCYGAQYIAQHSGGEVQPSSTREYGRANLNFVATTNKLLKNIAPGSQVWMSHGDTITKIPANFELIASTDSVKVAAYQVKDTDTYGIQFHPEVTHSTDGKQLLENFLVDICGCKQEWTPYAFVETTIADLKAKLGNDKVVLALSGGVDSSVAALLLHKAIGTNLHCIFVDNGLLRKNEYEAVLEQYKHLGLNIKGVDAKERFLSQLAGVSDPELKRKAIGRVFIEVFDDEAHQVQDVKWLAQGTIYPDIIESVSVKGPSATIKSHHNVGGLPDFMKLQVVEPLNTLFKDEVRRVGTSLGLEHFIIGRHPFPGPGLAIRILGEVTAEKVAILQEADAIYINNLKEAGLYDKVWQAGAIFLPVQSVGVMGDERTYENAIALRAVESVDGMTADWCHLPYNVLAKISNEIINKVKGINRVVYDISSKPPATIEWE; translated from the coding sequence ATGCTAGAAAAAATCATTATTCTCGATTTTGGATCCCAATATACACAGTTAATTGCCCGTCGGGTACGCGAGTTAAACGTTTATTGCGAAATTCATCCATTTAACAACATTCCTGAGCTGGGTTCAGAAGTTAAAGGTATCATCCTTTCAGGCAGCCCTTATTCTGTGCGCCAGGAAGATGCGCCACAGATAGATCTTAAAAAGTTTGGTAACCTGCCTGTATTGGGCGTATGTTACGGAGCTCAGTATATCGCACAGCATTCAGGTGGCGAGGTACAGCCTTCTTCAACACGTGAATATGGCCGTGCAAATCTGAATTTTGTTGCTACAACAAACAAGCTGTTAAAAAATATAGCCCCTGGTTCCCAGGTTTGGATGTCGCATGGTGATACCATTACGAAAATACCTGCAAACTTTGAACTGATTGCAAGTACGGACAGTGTAAAGGTAGCTGCCTATCAGGTAAAAGATACGGATACCTATGGTATACAGTTTCACCCTGAAGTTACACACAGTACAGATGGCAAGCAGCTTTTGGAGAATTTCCTGGTAGATATCTGCGGATGTAAGCAGGAGTGGACCCCTTATGCTTTTGTAGAAACAACCATTGCCGACCTGAAAGCAAAATTGGGGAACGATAAAGTTGTACTTGCACTTTCGGGTGGTGTAGATTCCAGTGTTGCTGCATTGCTATTGCATAAAGCTATTGGTACAAACCTGCACTGCATTTTTGTAGATAACGGCCTGTTGAGGAAAAATGAGTACGAAGCTGTACTTGAACAATACAAACACCTGGGTTTAAACATTAAAGGTGTTGATGCCAAAGAACGTTTCCTTAGCCAGCTTGCAGGGGTTTCTGATCCGGAGCTTAAGCGTAAAGCTATAGGGCGGGTATTTATCGAAGTGTTTGATGATGAGGCTCACCAGGTACAAGATGTAAAATGGCTGGCGCAGGGTACCATTTACCCTGATATCATCGAATCTGTTTCGGTAAAAGGGCCATCAGCTACCATTAAGTCGCACCATAATGTGGGCGGCTTGCCTGATTTTATGAAATTACAAGTTGTTGAGCCTTTGAACACTTTATTTAAAGATGAAGTAAGAAGAGTTGGAACTTCTTTAGGCTTAGAGCATTTTATCATTGGCCGCCACCCTTTTCCAGGACCGGGTCTGGCTATCAGGATTCTTGGAGAAGTGACTGCAGAGAAGGTCGCCATCCTTCAGGAAGCCGACGCCATTTATATCAACAATTTAAAAGAAGCCGGTTTATACGATAAAGTATGGCAGGCTGGTGCAATTTTCCTTCCGGTTCAATCTGTAGGGGTAATGGGTGATGAACGCACTTACGAGAATGCGATTGCCCTTCGCGCCGTTGAATCTGTTGACGGGATGACTGCCGATTGGTGCCATCTGCCTTATAACGTACTCGCAAAAATTTCTAATGAAATAATTAACAAAGTAAAAGGAATTAACCGCGTTGTATATGACATTAGTTCAAAACCACCTGCGACAATTGAGTGGGAATAG
- a CDS encoding deoxycytidylate deaminase: MTTKPSFNDIFMNLAGDLAGRSHCVRAHVGAVLTKDTRIISIGYNGPPAGTHNCDEDWPEAGCARDSRGSCSLALHAEENAILYGIKNGSKIEGATLYTTLSPCIACARLILSSGIRMVYYRDSYAEYKGLSSDEGVDFLKRFGVEVIKYA, from the coding sequence ATGACAACAAAACCAAGTTTTAACGATATTTTTATGAATTTAGCAGGCGACCTTGCCGGGCGTTCACATTGTGTGCGTGCGCATGTAGGTGCCGTGCTGACTAAAGATACCAGGATCATTTCCATAGGTTACAATGGACCCCCTGCCGGAACCCACAATTGCGATGAGGATTGGCCCGAAGCTGGTTGTGCCCGCGATTCGCGCGGCAGCTGTTCGTTAGCTTTGCATGCCGAAGAGAATGCTATCCTATATGGTATAAAGAACGGCTCTAAAATTGAAGGGGCTACACTATATACCACATTATCGCCTTGCATAGCCTGCGCGCGCCTGATCTTGTCTTCCGGCATCAGAATGGTTTATTACCGCGACTCCTACGCGGAGTATAAAGGCCTGTCAAGTGATGAAGGAGTGGATTTTTTGAAGAGATTTGGTGTGGAAGTGATTAAGTATGCTTAA
- a CDS encoding LysE family translocator yields MFEAILQGIGAGILFSFLTGPVFFSMIKTSIEKGFKAGFSLAIGVILSDIIFISLTIFSSQFVDYNSKYNQYIGIIGGLFLFGIGLYYLIKKVKVSYDISEDLKVRKRGYIIKGFFMCLLSPSTLMFWIMVGGIVSVHLHYEITEKIVFFIIAMATQLSVDCVKTYYAAKLRYRIKEKTIQNLNRIAGAVILLFAIRLFVEVLIKYYR; encoded by the coding sequence ATGTTTGAAGCAATATTACAAGGGATTGGTGCGGGTATTTTATTTTCTTTTTTAACAGGACCAGTGTTCTTTTCAATGATTAAAACCAGCATTGAAAAAGGATTCAAGGCTGGATTCTCTCTAGCCATAGGTGTAATTCTAAGTGACATCATATTCATCAGCCTAACCATCTTCAGTTCTCAGTTTGTAGACTACAATTCTAAATACAATCAGTACATCGGTATCATCGGAGGACTTTTTTTATTCGGCATCGGCCTTTATTACCTCATCAAAAAAGTGAAAGTAAGCTACGATATATCGGAGGATCTGAAAGTAAGAAAGAGGGGCTATATTATTAAGGGATTTTTCATGTGCCTTTTATCTCCTTCTACCCTTATGTTCTGGATTATGGTGGGTGGTATTGTATCCGTGCACCTGCATTACGAAATTACAGAGAAGATTGTCTTTTTCATTATTGCGATGGCCACTCAATTATCTGTAGACTGTGTAAAAACCTATTATGCTGCAAAGCTGAGGTACAGGATCAAAGAAAAAACCATTCAGAATTTAAACAGAATAGCCGGGGCGGTGATCCTGCTGTTTGCAATCCGGCTGTTTGTTGAAGTACTGATTAAATATTACAGGTAA
- a CDS encoding trypsin-like peptidase domain-containing protein, translating into MKKLSFLFLSLLFTLQIFAQTGNFDFKKLEKDIRQVVQRAYDASVYITPYDSVSNRPKGGSFSGVVIDTTGHVLSAAHAVKPGDLYEITFPDGKKFKAVGLGRIPRNDAAMLKIKDKGSWPYTPMGWSSSLKKDMPCVSIAYPGTVGAKTPTIRLGYIAETETKEGFIRSTCLMEPGDSGGPVFDMKGRVIGLHSKIDLSLDDNFEIPVDLYRKYWNALTKPASYAERPEATIVPEDPQARELKDLPEITQLNVISEKLNERLNKTSFKLKSTSGGTELQILGTLVKPDGFLPETALKNKSFLLSKSSMVGDNPILELSVAKSTPAKVIRRDEANDLVLLQVDHKLKDGIALGTIAIDSVVATDLGKLLTSPQPGNRVLVSILGNTPISIAKGPNPAFIGIGTDLKDGKVVIVNIQPRSPASTAALETGDEVLSFNGKPILKAEDLSKEMAAYKPNDTVNLQLSRAGVPFFKRIALKPRRMAERHIAYRFTDGRSERRTDFGSVLIHDGKLKPSECGGPLYGIDGRFYGVNIARLSRTSSLAIPAAIIQKFVKQSLTEMKEQAMLNYTTFDAPNWQ; encoded by the coding sequence ATGAAGAAGTTATCATTTTTATTCCTTTCCCTGCTGTTTACCTTACAGATATTTGCTCAAACAGGGAATTTTGACTTTAAAAAGCTGGAAAAGGATATCCGCCAGGTTGTGCAGCGAGCCTATGACGCATCAGTGTACATTACCCCTTACGATTCTGTGTCAAACAGGCCCAAAGGAGGTTCCTTTAGCGGGGTAGTAATTGATACGACTGGTCATGTCCTTTCTGCAGCACACGCGGTTAAACCCGGGGACTTGTATGAGATTACCTTTCCTGATGGCAAAAAATTTAAGGCGGTAGGATTGGGAAGAATCCCCAGGAACGATGCAGCTATGCTGAAAATCAAAGATAAAGGTAGCTGGCCTTACACCCCGATGGGCTGGTCATCCTCATTAAAAAAAGATATGCCCTGTGTCAGCATCGCCTATCCGGGTACAGTGGGTGCTAAAACACCTACCATCCGACTTGGCTATATTGCAGAAACTGAAACCAAAGAGGGTTTTATCCGCTCAACCTGCCTGATGGAACCTGGAGATTCCGGGGGACCTGTATTCGATATGAAAGGACGTGTCATTGGGCTCCATAGCAAAATAGACCTGTCTTTAGACGACAACTTTGAGATCCCTGTGGATTTATACCGTAAATACTGGAATGCGCTGACCAAACCGGCAAGCTATGCCGAGCGCCCGGAAGCAACAATAGTTCCCGAAGATCCGCAAGCCCGAGAACTGAAAGATTTACCTGAAATTACACAGCTTAATGTTATCTCTGAAAAGCTGAACGAACGCTTAAACAAAACGAGTTTCAAATTGAAGAGTACTTCAGGTGGTACTGAATTACAAATTCTGGGAACATTGGTCAAACCCGATGGGTTTCTTCCCGAAACAGCTTTAAAAAACAAAAGTTTTTTATTGAGCAAAAGTTCAATGGTCGGAGACAATCCAATCCTTGAACTGTCGGTTGCAAAAAGCACACCTGCAAAAGTAATCCGCAGAGATGAAGCTAACGATCTGGTACTGCTGCAGGTTGATCATAAATTAAAAGATGGAATTGCATTGGGAACTATAGCAATAGATTCAGTGGTTGCTACCGACCTGGGTAAATTACTAACTTCTCCGCAACCAGGCAATCGAGTTCTGGTAAGTATACTCGGCAACACTCCAATCAGTATAGCTAAAGGACCGAATCCTGCGTTTATTGGTATTGGTACCGATCTAAAAGACGGAAAAGTAGTTATTGTCAATATCCAGCCCAGAAGCCCGGCAAGTACCGCTGCATTGGAAACTGGCGATGAAGTGTTGTCGTTTAATGGCAAACCCATCCTGAAGGCCGAAGACCTGAGTAAAGAGATGGCTGCCTATAAGCCCAACGATACCGTTAACCTCCAGCTGTCCAGAGCAGGTGTACCTTTCTTCAAAAGAATTGCATTAAAGCCAAGAAGAATGGCAGAAAGACACATTGCCTATCGTTTTACAGATGGTCGCAGCGAACGGCGTACTGACTTTGGCAGTGTCTTAATACATGACGGAAAATTAAAGCCTTCAGAATGTGGTGGCCCTCTTTATGGCATAGACGGAAGGTTTTATGGCGTCAATATAGCAAGATTGAGCCGCACCAGCAGCCTGGCGATTCCAGCCGCTATAATTCAGAAATTTGTTAAACAGTCGCTAACTGAAATGAAGGAACAGGCCATGCTCAACTACACCACCTTTGACGCGCCCAACTGGCAATAA
- a CDS encoding amidophosphoribosyltransferase produces MSDSIKHECGIAFIRLLKPLSYYQEKYGTALYGLNKLYLLMEKQHNRGQDGAGIATIKLDVKPGNRYISRYRSMAQNAVADIFGYVQNKFVDIQNETPELMQDAEWLKQNVSFIGEVLLGHLRYGTHGKNSIENCHPFLRQNNWMTRNLVIAGNFNMTNVDELLEQLYELGQHPKEKADTVTVLEKIGHFLDDENQELFDAYKKEGLDNVAITQKISQNLDIAKILKRSAKNWDGGYTISGIVGNGDAFILRDPSGIRPAYYYADDEIVVAASERPAIQTAFNIQFKNVKEIEPGHALIVKKDGTVSQEVFREPQEKRACSFERIYFSRGSDAEIYKERKHLGALLCRQILDAVSADLKNTVFSFIPNTAEVSFYGMVDGLHAHIREVQKEILLHRKDTLSDEELNELLSMRPRVEKLAIKDVKLRTFITQDADRSDMVAHVYDTTYGVIKNHTDTLVAVDDSIVRGTTLKQSIIKIIDRLHPKKIIIVSSAPQIRYPDCYGIDMSKMGQFVAFEAAIQLLKERGMDNVIEEVYQKCKASLLLPKEEIVNHVKDIYRPFTQEEISAQITKIITPANTVAEVQVIYQTLDNLHVACPNHSGDWYFSGNYPTAGGNKVVNKAFVNWKEGNNQRAY; encoded by the coding sequence ATGAGTGACTCGATAAAACACGAATGCGGAATTGCCTTTATCCGCCTTTTAAAACCGCTCTCATACTACCAGGAAAAATACGGGACTGCACTTTACGGGTTAAACAAGCTTTACCTTTTAATGGAAAAGCAACACAACCGTGGACAGGACGGTGCCGGTATTGCCACGATTAAATTAGATGTTAAGCCTGGTAACCGTTACATCAGCAGGTACCGTTCCATGGCACAAAATGCAGTGGCCGATATCTTTGGTTATGTACAAAACAAATTTGTAGATATCCAGAATGAGACACCTGAACTGATGCAGGATGCAGAGTGGTTAAAGCAGAATGTAAGTTTTATCGGTGAAGTTTTGTTGGGCCATTTAAGGTATGGCACACATGGTAAGAATAGTATAGAGAATTGTCACCCGTTTTTACGGCAAAACAATTGGATGACCAGGAATCTTGTAATTGCCGGTAATTTCAACATGACCAATGTGGATGAATTACTGGAGCAGTTATATGAACTTGGACAGCATCCTAAAGAAAAAGCCGATACGGTAACTGTATTGGAAAAGATCGGTCATTTCCTTGATGATGAAAACCAGGAGCTTTTTGATGCCTATAAAAAAGAAGGACTGGATAATGTGGCCATCACCCAAAAAATTTCACAGAATCTGGATATTGCTAAAATTTTAAAACGTTCAGCTAAAAACTGGGATGGTGGGTATACGATATCCGGAATTGTTGGTAATGGTGATGCTTTCATTCTCCGTGATCCTTCTGGTATCCGTCCGGCCTATTATTATGCTGATGATGAGATTGTAGTTGCAGCTTCGGAGAGACCGGCTATACAAACTGCATTTAACATTCAGTTCAAGAATGTAAAAGAAATTGAACCTGGTCATGCGCTGATCGTTAAAAAGGACGGTACGGTAAGTCAGGAAGTGTTCAGGGAACCTCAGGAAAAAAGAGCTTGTTCATTTGAACGGATCTACTTTTCAAGAGGAAGCGACGCTGAAATCTACAAAGAAAGAAAACACCTTGGAGCTTTATTGTGCAGGCAGATTTTAGATGCAGTAAGTGCGGACTTAAAGAATACTGTTTTTTCTTTTATTCCAAATACTGCTGAAGTTTCTTTTTACGGAATGGTTGATGGCTTGCATGCCCATATCAGGGAAGTACAGAAAGAAATCTTGCTACACCGGAAAGACACCTTAAGTGATGAGGAGCTTAACGAACTGCTTTCGATGCGCCCGAGAGTGGAAAAACTGGCCATTAAAGATGTTAAGCTGAGAACTTTTATTACCCAGGACGCGGATAGGAGCGATATGGTAGCACACGTTTATGATACCACTTACGGTGTTATTAAAAACCATACCGATACTCTTGTTGCTGTAGATGACTCTATCGTTAGAGGAACAACCCTTAAGCAAAGTATAATTAAGATTATTGACAGGCTGCACCCTAAGAAGATCATTATCGTTTCTTCTGCACCACAAATCCGTTACCCTGATTGTTATGGTATCGATATGTCTAAAATGGGACAGTTTGTTGCATTTGAAGCTGCTATACAATTGTTAAAAGAACGTGGAATGGATAATGTAATTGAAGAGGTTTATCAGAAATGTAAGGCTTCTTTGTTGCTACCTAAAGAAGAGATTGTAAATCATGTTAAAGACATTTACAGACCTTTCACACAGGAAGAAATTTCAGCACAGATCACCAAGATCATTACACCGGCAAACACCGTAGCAGAGGTTCAGGTGATCTACCAGACACTGGATAATCTACATGTAGCCTGCCCTAATCATAGTGGAGACTGGTATTTCTCTGGAAATTACCCCACTGCTGGAGGGAATAAAGTGGTAAACAAAGCTTTTGTGAACTGGAAAGAGGGAAATAACCAGAGAGCGTATTAA
- the murI gene encoding glutamate racemase, translating into MENKQSIGIFDSGYGGLTVFKSIARKLPQYNYIYLGDNARTPYGDHSFETIYQYTLECVEWLFAQGCPLVILACNTASAKALRSIQQNILPFKYPDRRVLGVIRPTAEIVGGFTKTKRIGIMGTRGTVNSESYLMEINKFFPEITISQQSCPMWVPLIENDEHLNPGADYFVAKYVNQLMQKDDQIDCIVLACTHYPLLVPKIKKILPDGVELLAQDDIVANSLSLYLENHPEIASRIDKGNATSFFTSGDAAAFDAHASIFFGAAVVSNHVNLKP; encoded by the coding sequence ATGGAGAATAAGCAATCTATAGGTATTTTTGATTCAGGCTATGGTGGCCTTACCGTATTTAAGTCGATAGCTCGAAAGTTACCGCAATACAATTACATTTATCTGGGCGATAACGCCCGTACGCCATATGGTGACCATTCTTTTGAAACCATTTATCAATATACTTTGGAATGCGTGGAATGGTTGTTTGCCCAGGGTTGTCCTTTGGTCATCCTGGCTTGTAACACAGCATCTGCAAAAGCGTTGCGTTCCATTCAGCAAAATATCCTTCCCTTTAAATATCCAGATCGGAGGGTATTGGGCGTGATCAGGCCAACAGCAGAGATAGTGGGTGGTTTTACGAAAACTAAAAGAATAGGAATAATGGGAACGCGGGGTACCGTGAATTCTGAATCTTACCTGATGGAAATCAATAAGTTTTTTCCGGAGATAACCATTTCCCAGCAAAGCTGCCCGATGTGGGTCCCGCTGATCGAGAACGATGAACACCTGAACCCAGGGGCAGATTACTTCGTTGCGAAATATGTTAACCAGTTAATGCAGAAAGACGACCAGATTGATTGTATCGTCTTGGCCTGTACGCATTATCCCTTGCTTGTCCCCAAGATAAAAAAGATACTCCCCGATGGAGTTGAGCTGCTGGCGCAAGATGATATTGTAGCCAACAGTCTCTCTTTATATCTGGAAAATCACCCTGAAATAGCATCCAGGATTGACAAAGGCAATGCAACCAGCTTTTTTACTTCGGGCGACGCTGCTGCTTTTGATGCGCATGCCTCTATCTTTTTTGGTGCAGCGGTTGTTTCGAATCACGTAAATCTTAAACCTTAA
- a CDS encoding OmpH family outer membrane protein, producing the protein MRKLITALFLGAGFLFTANMANAQQKLAHLNSQLIIEAMPEVKTARTTLEAFQKTKQADIEKMIAEYQGKLKAAQDKEKTLSEANKEAVGKELQTMGAELQDLEKRITDARTKAQQELETKNQELFNPIQVKADAAIKAVSKEKGFAYVFDTANQALIYWDGGEDITAAVKAKLGIAATAAAPKK; encoded by the coding sequence ATGAGAAAGTTAATTACCGCATTATTTTTAGGAGCAGGATTCTTATTTACTGCTAATATGGCTAATGCACAACAAAAACTGGCACACCTAAACTCCCAGCTGATTATTGAGGCCATGCCAGAGGTTAAAACTGCACGTACCACATTAGAGGCTTTTCAAAAGACTAAACAGGCAGATATTGAGAAAATGATAGCAGAGTATCAAGGAAAGCTGAAAGCGGCCCAGGATAAAGAAAAAACACTTAGTGAAGCAAACAAGGAAGCAGTTGGTAAAGAACTGCAGACTATGGGAGCAGAGCTTCAGGACCTTGAAAAACGCATTACTGATGCGAGAACAAAAGCACAACAGGAACTGGAGACTAAAAATCAGGAGTTATTTAACCCTATTCAGGTAAAAGCGGATGCTGCCATTAAAGCCGTTTCTAAAGAAAAAGGTTTTGCGTATGTATTTGATACTGCAAACCAGGCATTAATTTACTGGGATGGTGGTGAAGATATCACTGCTGCTGTAAAAGCTAAATTAGGTATTGCTGCAACAGCTGCCGCGCCTAAAAAATAA
- a CDS encoding OmpH family outer membrane protein, whose translation MKKYILICILLFIGSGAFAQKFAYVDTEYILKHLPDYKSSLNQLNVLSQQWQKQVDNNFTEIDKMYKAYQADQVLLTEDMRKRRENDIIEKEKQAKEFQRKIFGPEGELFQARTKLLSPIQNSVTKAVAEVAKTKLLDFIFDKSSEATMMIYASSGYDVSDEVIKRLGYKPQSAIK comes from the coding sequence ATGAAAAAATATATTTTAATTTGCATCTTGCTGTTTATAGGCAGCGGGGCATTTGCACAGAAATTTGCATATGTGGATACAGAATATATCCTGAAACATTTACCTGATTACAAATCGTCCTTAAATCAGCTGAATGTTTTGTCGCAGCAATGGCAAAAACAAGTAGATAACAACTTTACTGAAATTGATAAAATGTATAAAGCCTATCAGGCAGATCAGGTGTTGCTGACTGAAGATATGCGTAAAAGGAGGGAAAACGATATTATAGAAAAGGAGAAACAGGCAAAAGAATTTCAGCGTAAAATTTTTGGTCCGGAAGGAGAGTTGTTCCAGGCGCGTACCAAATTGCTTAGCCCTATTCAAAACAGCGTAACAAAAGCTGTTGCCGAAGTGGCTAAAACAAAACTGCTTGATTTTATTTTCGATAAAAGCAGTGAAGCTACCATGATGATCTATGCAAGCAGCGGTTATGATGTGAGTGATGAGGTTATTAAAAGATTAGGCTACAAGCCACAGTCAGCGATTAAATAA
- the bamA gene encoding outer membrane protein assembly factor BamA — protein MKRIYQLILLLLIGLPTMAQITRPQTNPATPSLKVKGLDLDYFNPKEYIIGGTTLTGTQYLDKEVIITLSKLIPGERVILPGEATANAIKNLWAQGLFDDVQLDIVKIVEDTVYFDIEVVERPRLSSFEFTGVSKSQKTDILEKLGEKAGKAIINDNLYNSTTATIKKFLLEKGYFFTSVDYKTKPDPSQDNSVILQVAVNKGRKVKVHEINFTGNKDFSSAKLRKFLKKTKQQAFYKVFGSGKFNKEKYDEDKTKLIAKMHDKGYRDAVILKDSVYRYSDKAVGIKIDLFEGPKYYFGDISWVGNAKYTTEFLQRALGIEKGEVFSEEKLEKKLRGSANGDDVSSIYLNDGYLTFNVDPVQTKIAGDTVQLEMRIYEGPQYTNNRIIIKGNTITNDRVVRREIRTKPGEKFSKDLLIRTVREIGQLGNFDESKTNPVPKPNPADGTVDIEYTVEEKPSDQIELSGGFGGGNIIGTLGLTFNNFSLRNLFNLSAYKPLPKGDGQKLSLRGQTNGKYYQSYSFSFSEPWLGGKKPISFGISAFTSLQSNGGRSYYGTINETDSRYSKIRLNGVTVSLGRRLNFPDNYFQLTHAINAQQYILNNYGGFLFSTGTSYNFNLTQELSRDSRDSPIFPTGGSYFKFTIQATPPYSLLNNVNYATASDKQRYKFTEYHKWKFESQWFQKVAGKFVFKAQAQFGFLGSYNSAVGQSAFERFKLGGDGMQGFDFLQGSELIAMRGYANNSVIPVGSRAEIAQQSGSPIFTKYVMELRYPVIASQQATAFLTAFAEGGNTWNKFADFNPFNVRRSAGFGAKIFLPIFGLLGIDWGYGFDKIPGSPDANKGQFHFSIAQQLGGFN, from the coding sequence ATGAAAAGAATATACCAACTTATATTACTGCTATTGATTGGCTTACCAACAATGGCACAGATCACCCGTCCTCAGACCAACCCTGCAACTCCTTCCTTAAAAGTTAAGGGACTGGATCTGGATTATTTCAATCCTAAAGAGTATATCATAGGTGGTACCACTTTAACAGGGACACAGTATCTGGATAAAGAAGTCATCATCACGCTCTCGAAGTTGATTCCGGGCGAAAGGGTAATACTTCCGGGTGAGGCTACCGCCAATGCAATCAAAAATCTTTGGGCCCAGGGACTTTTCGACGATGTCCAGTTGGATATTGTGAAAATAGTGGAAGATACCGTTTATTTTGACATTGAAGTGGTAGAGCGCCCGAGGCTGAGTTCTTTTGAATTTACAGGCGTAAGCAAATCGCAGAAGACTGATATTCTTGAAAAACTAGGGGAGAAGGCAGGTAAAGCTATCATTAATGATAACCTATACAACAGCACAACGGCTACGATTAAAAAGTTTTTATTGGAAAAAGGGTACTTCTTTACCAGTGTGGATTATAAAACCAAGCCTGATCCCAGCCAGGACAATAGTGTGATATTACAGGTAGCTGTAAATAAAGGTAGAAAGGTAAAAGTTCATGAAATCAATTTTACCGGAAATAAGGATTTCTCTTCAGCCAAATTGCGCAAGTTTTTAAAGAAAACCAAGCAGCAGGCTTTTTATAAAGTATTTGGATCGGGAAAATTCAATAAGGAAAAATACGACGAAGATAAAACCAAGCTGATCGCAAAAATGCATGACAAGGGTTATCGGGATGCGGTAATTTTAAAGGACAGCGTTTATCGGTATAGCGATAAGGCGGTAGGTATTAAAATAGATCTCTTTGAAGGGCCTAAATATTACTTCGGCGACATCAGCTGGGTAGGTAATGCCAAGTATACTACAGAATTCCTGCAAAGAGCCTTGGGGATTGAAAAAGGTGAGGTTTTTAGTGAAGAAAAACTAGAGAAAAAATTAAGGGGCAGTGCCAACGGAGACGATGTGTCGAGTATTTACCTGAACGATGGTTACCTGACCTTTAATGTAGATCCGGTTCAGACCAAGATCGCAGGAGATACCGTTCAGCTGGAAATGAGAATTTATGAAGGGCCGCAGTATACCAATAACCGGATCATTATTAAAGGAAACACCATTACTAATGACCGTGTGGTAAGACGTGAAATCCGTACCAAACCCGGGGAGAAATTTTCCAAAGACCTATTGATCCGTACTGTTCGTGAAATTGGACAACTGGGCAACTTTGATGAGTCGAAAACCAATCCTGTGCCTAAGCCAAACCCTGCGGATGGAACGGTGGATATCGAATATACAGTAGAAGAAAAACCTTCTGACCAGATCGAACTTTCTGGTGGTTTTGGCGGTGGTAACATCATCGGTACGCTGGGTTTAACTTTCAACAATTTCTCATTAAGGAACCTGTTTAATTTAAGTGCCTACAAACCTTTGCCAAAGGGCGATGGACAAAAACTGAGCTTGCGTGGCCAAACCAACGGTAAATACTATCAGTCTTACAGTTTCTCATTCTCTGAGCCATGGTTGGGGGGTAAAAAACCAATTAGCTTTGGAATAAGCGCATTTACTTCTCTGCAATCTAATGGTGGAAGAAGCTATTACGGTACAATCAATGAAACTGATAGCCGCTATTCAAAAATCCGCCTAAATGGTGTGACCGTGAGTTTGGGAAGAAGATTAAATTTTCCGGATAATTACTTCCAGTTAACCCACGCAATCAATGCACAGCAATATATACTGAACAATTACGGTGGGTTTTTATTCAGTACCGGTACTTCGTACAACTTTAACTTAACACAGGAACTGAGCCGGGATTCAAGGGACTCCCCGATCTTCCCTACAGGTGGTTCTTACTTTAAGTTCACGATACAGGCAACACCGCCATATTCGTTGCTGAATAATGTAAACTATGCTACCGCATCAGATAAGCAGCGCTATAAGTTTACAGAGTACCATAAATGGAAGTTTGAATCGCAATGGTTCCAGAAGGTTGCAGGCAAGTTTGTATTTAAGGCACAGGCGCAGTTTGGTTTCCTGGGTTCGTATAACTCAGCAGTTGGCCAATCGGCTTTCGAAAGATTTAAACTGGGTGGTGATGGTATGCAGGGATTTGATTTCCTTCAGGGGTCTGAATTGATCGCCATGCGTGGATATGCCAATAACTCTGTAATCCCGGTAGGTTCAAGAGCTGAGATTGCACAGCAATCCGGTAGCCCTATCTTTACCAAATATGTAATGGAATTGAGGTACCCGGTAATTGCAAGTCAGCAGGCAACGGCATTTTTAACAGCATTTGCAGAGGGAGGTAATACCTGGAATAAGTTTGCTGATTTTAATCCGTTTAATGTAAGGCGCTCAGCAGGTTTTGGCGCAAAAATATTTTTACCGATATTTGGATTGTTAGGAATAGATTGGGGTTATGGATTTGATAAAATTCCAGGTTCACCAGATGCCAACAAAGGGCAGTTCCACTTTAGTATAGCCCAACAGCTTGGCGGGTTTAATTAA